In Nocardia sp. NBC_00403, the DNA window GTCGCGGTGGGCCGGCATCCCGGTGAATGGGGCGGTATAGATCGTGCCGCCGACCGGGAAGTGATCGGGCTCGGCCGGGTTGTCGGGATACCACTCGATATGCGCCAGGTAGTACCAGCCGCCCTCGTAGAAGTCCTCGGTCCCGGTGCCATACAGCTGCGGCGAACGCAACCCGTCCACATAGACGCGGTCGGCGCCTTCGAGGAAGGTGGGGACTGCGGGCGAGAACGAGGTCGGGGTGCGGGTGCCGCGCATGGTCTCGTTGACGCCGACGACCTTGCCGTGCCCGTGTTGATCGGCGAATATCCAGTCTTTGCCGGACGTGGTCGGCTCGGCGCGAGAGATGGTGGTGAAATACCCGACGCTACGGTTGTCCAGCGCCTTCGCCCAGCGGGGATCCGGCGCGGACGCGACGTCGGTCTGTACTCCGGTCACCGGATTCTTCGTAGTGTTGACCAGGCTTACTTTCGCGTCGTGCCCGTACGGCATCGGCCACCAGCTCGACATCCAGCCGTTCGGATCGGCCGCGAACAGCAACGACCGCACCGGTGCGGCACCCAATCCCGAGCCGAAGAATTCCCCGACCGGGGCATCGACGGTCTGGTGCCCGTCGAACGTGATCCGCAGCTGCAGACCGGCTCTGACCTCGTCGCTGTCGGTCGGCAGGCGCAACCGCAGCGCAAGGATACTGCCGGATCCGGTGGGCGTGGCGACTGGAACCTCGGCGCCGGGTGGGAGGTCGACGGTGTGGATGTCGTTGTGAGTGTCCGGCATCGCGGGTTTGGGGTCGCGGGTCCCGGCCGCCCGAAGGAGCGTCACCACGTCGTCGGCGCGGTCGGACGGATCGAAAGTCCGCACCCCGTTGGCATCCGGAAAATGACGATAGTAGACGTGGTAGTACTTCAACTTCGCTTGGACACTGATGCGCATCGAGTCGCGGTACGCCATCGGCACTTTGAGATACACCCCGCCCGCAGCCTGCTCGGCATTCGCTACAAGCGGGAACACGTATGGGGCGCCGAGCCGGCCGTCCACCACCGACTGCAGCGGCGCGTCCAGCACGGTTCGACCGTCGAGCTCGATCTGGATGTCCCCCATGGCCGATACATCACCTCGAACACCGTTGACATCATTGGTGAACCAGATCGAGGAGATCTCGCCCGCGCCCGCGTCTTGGGCGATCACACATCCCGCACCGCCGGTGCTCAGACATCCCCCGCTGCCGTTCTGATTGCCGGTGTACGCCTCGTACGTGCCGCCGGAACGATCGAAACTGGAGAACTCGAGTGTCCGAGATCCGCCCGGTAGATTCGGCAGTCGATCCAGCCGGCGGTAGGTGTCCCAACCGACCAGCGGCGCTTCGGATTCGGTGTGTTCCGCTGTTTTCGGGTCGGGCGTGCCGACGCTCGGTGCACTGCATCCGGCCACCAGCACGGCCCCGACAGCAGGCCCAGCCAATACACGCCACCACCGACTCCGCCTCGACATCATTGCCATACCTTT includes these proteins:
- a CDS encoding glycoside hydrolase family 172 protein, producing the protein MSRRSRWWRVLAGPAVGAVLVAGCSAPSVGTPDPKTAEHTESEAPLVGWDTYRRLDRLPNLPGGSRTLEFSSFDRSGGTYEAYTGNQNGSGGCLSTGGAGCVIAQDAGAGEISSIWFTNDVNGVRGDVSAMGDIQIELDGRTVLDAPLQSVVDGRLGAPYVFPLVANAEQAAGGVYLKVPMAYRDSMRISVQAKLKYYHVYYRHFPDANGVRTFDPSDRADDVVTLLRAAGTRDPKPAMPDTHNDIHTVDLPPGAEVPVATPTGSGSILALRLRLPTDSDEVRAGLQLRITFDGHQTVDAPVGEFFGSGLGAAPVRSLLFAADPNGWMSSWWPMPYGHDAKVSLVNTTKNPVTGVQTDVASAPDPRWAKALDNRSVGYFTTISRAEPTTSGKDWIFADQHGHGKVVGVNETMRGTRTPTSFSPAVPTFLEGADRVYVDGLRSPQLYGTGTEDFYEGGWYYLAHIEWYPDNPAEPDHFPVGGTIYTAPFTGMPAHRDAGPGCPDYCLSTYRVMLADAIGYRSGIRFGMEHGKRDLIDADYSSTTFLYTQPDAATTGSDSIDLADPASRAQHAYADPDSTQYHLVSQYEGTEDAVAVPGTVEVGSGRVTFRLRIRPDNHGVVLRRISDQIAGNQSAQVLVDDKPAGTWLQARSNDIHRWLEDAYLLPESTTAGKTEITVTLTPTTGAPPWTATQYSADPLAG